The Candidatus Methanomethylophilaceae archaeon genomic interval ATCGGACAGAAGCGTCCTCCTGAGAGCGTTTGCCATGGCCGGCGAGGAATTCCTGAGGATGAACCTGGCCTTCCTCTCAGCCATTTCGAGAATCTCTATGTCCATGAGGGATCCTCCTCAGACCCTGCGTCCTCTGCGCCCGCCCTTCTTCTTGGTACCGTCGTGCGGTATGGGTGTGACATCCTCGATGCGGCCGATCTTGAGGCCGGCTCTGGTGAGGGCACGGATGGCGGCCTGGGCTCCAGGTCCGGGGGAAGCGGATCTGTTTCCTCCGGGAGCGCGGACTCTGACGTGGATTCCCACGAATTCCTTCTCCTTGGCGGCCTCGGCGACTTTCTCAGCCGCTTTCTGCGCCGCGTAAGGCGAAGACTCGTCCTTGGCCTGCTTGACGACCATTCCGCCGGTGGCTTTGGTGATGGTCTCAGCTCCGGTGATGTCGGTCAGGGTGATCATGACGTTGTTGTAGCTGGCGTAAATGTTGGCTATTCCCCACTTTGCTGTCATCAGTTCTCACCGTCCTCTGCCGTGATTCCCGCCTCGGCGGCGTCTGCCCTTGCTGCCGCGGCATCGGCTGCGGCCCTCTCGGCTTCGGCCCTGGCCTTTATGGCTGCGTTGGCCGCCGCCTGCTCGGAAGAGATCCTCATCGGGTGCATCTCGTCGGTGAAGGGAGATGCGGGGTTGTATTCGATGGTGGACTCCTCGTATCTGGACACGATGTAGCCGGGAACGGTGACCTTGTGGCCGTTCATGAAGATGTGTCCGTGGGTGATCATCTGCCTGGCCTGCTTTATGGTGCTGGCGAATCCCTTCTCGAACACGATGGTCTGAAGGCGGCGGGACAGAACGTCCTCGTCTTTCAGGGTGAGGATGTCGTTCAGGTTGGATCCGACGGCCAGATATCCGAGGCGCCCGCATTTGGCGAGAAGCGCATCGGCTTCGATCTGGGCCTGCTTGTCTCCGAGCCTGAGACGGGCCTGAAGGTCCCTGGACTGCTTCCTCAGGTTCCTGAGGACGGTCTCGGCCTTCCAGACCTCGGTCTTGTTCTTCAGCCCGAACGCGCGTACGACTTCGACTTCGGCTTTGATCCTCTCTCCCTGCCAAGGGTGGGAGGGAGTGTCGTAGGTCTTCCTGGAAAATTTAGGGTCTCCCATTCAAATCGCCTCAATTGGATTTCCTCTGGACTCCCATGGTAAGTCCGTGCCTGCCGTTGGAGCGGGTCCTCTGTCCTCTGACCTTGTGGCGGCCTTCGTGCCTGATTCCGCGGTAGCAGCGGATCATCTTCATCCTGTTGATGTCATCTTTCTGGATGATGTCGAGGTCATTCCCGAAAAGGTGCATATCGGCTCCGGACTCGTAGTCCATCTGCCTGTTGATAGCCCAGTTGGGGGCGTACTCGACGTAGGACTTGACGAGATCCTCGATCTCCTTGACTTTCTCGTCGGAGAGGGAACCGATCTTCGCGGCGGGGTCGACGTTCGCTCTCTTGGCGACGATCTGGGCGACCCTTTTTCCTACGCCTTTGATGCTCTGCAGTCCGATGACGGTCCTTTTCTGTCCGTCGATATCGGAGTTGACGATACGGACGATGAAGTTGAAGTTCTCGTCCTCCGTCTTCTGGTCTTTCTTTGCTTTTGCCATAGCGTTGTCCTCCGTAAATGATCCCCCAAAAGGGAAGCAACCAAGCTCCGGTTCCTGGCCGGAAGGAGCTCTCAGTTTTGTTTTTCCTCGGAAAAACGGATCCTGAGTTTACGTGGTTCGAGCGGAAGCCCTTATTATTAATATATATTCGCACAGAAAGCATCAGGTGCCGGAGGCCGGATTCGAACCGGCGAACTCCTACGAGAATGGATCTTGAGTCCATCGCCTTTGACCAGGCTTGGCAACTCCGGCGGCAAGCAGGGATAAAGGGTTTGGTAATTAACGTTTATGGGAGCGTCGTAACTTCGCCGCGGTTACCGTCGATGTAAAAGGTGTACTCGTGCTGGGATACGATGCCGCCCTTGACTTCGATGAGTTCGGCATAGCTGGATAGGACGCCGTGGCGCACCAACGTTTTCACATGCCTCTCAGCGTCCGGGAAATCGCAGCTGCGTGCGCAGAAGGGGAACGTCTTGAACTCCCCTTTGACGTACTCGAAAAACTCGGCCGCTTTGGGGTCTGCTATCTTCCTTTCCCTGGCGATGCGGACGATGTTGCCTGGCTTGCCGTTCCTGACCTCGCCCGCCCCGTTGGTGGCGAATGGCTCGATGGCCACGACCATGCCGGCCTTGATCCTCTCCTCGGCCCCGTTGTCGCAATTCGGCACCGAGAGCCCCGCATGGAGATTGTACGGCTCGATCTGATGGCCGCAGAGGTTGATGATGGGCGAATACCCGGCGGAGTTGATGGTCCTCTCGACGGTCCTGCCGATCTCCGAGATCGGAATTCCGTCGCCGATGAACTCCGCCACGGTGTTCCTGGCAGTCTTGGAGATTTCGACGAGATCTCTGTACGCATTGGTGCCGACTTCGACTGTCCCGGCGGTATCTCCGACGTACCCGTCCAATTCCGCTCCGCAATCGACTTTGACTACGTCCCCCAGCTCGAAGACTTTGCGGTCTGTGCAGCTGGGCGTGTAATGCGCGGCAATCTCGTTTATGCTGATGTTGCAGGGGAAAGCCAGGCCGCAGCCATGCTCGCGGATGTATCCTTCGACTTCCTGAGCCACATCGTACAGCTTGACGCCCTCTTTCACCATCGACAGCCCGAGTTCCCTGGCGGCGCCGGCGACTCTGCCTGCAGTGCGAAGCTTAGCCAGCTGATCTTCATTCAGCATTGGAGGACCTCCATGATTTTGTTGACGGGAATGGCGCCCTGGCGGACGATCTCGACTTCCTTGCCCTCGAGCCAGACGATGGTGGAAGGCTTCCCGAGATCGCACTTCCCGGCGTCGATGTAAGTGTCTATGGAAGTGCCGAGGTCGGCCACGGCAGAATCGATGTCGATTGCGTCAGGGTGGGAATGCAGATTGGCCGATGTGGCCACGATCGGGCCGGTACGCCTTATGAGCTCAAGGGCGAACCTGTTGTCGGGAATGCGTATCCCAACCTTCTGAGAGGAAGAGGTGACGATGTCCGGGACATCATACTGCTTCTTGATTATGATGGTCAGCGGCCCGGGCAAGAACGCCTTGATCAATTTGTCGGCGTTCTCGTTCAGGACGGCGACGCGCTCAAGCATGGCCTTGTCGGATACCGCGACAGAGAGCGCCATGTCGAAGGGCCTGTTCTTGGCCACATACAGGTTTTTGATGGCCGATTCGTTGTAGATGTCCGCCCCGATGCCGTATACGGTCTCGGTGGGGTAAACAATCAGCCTGCCAGCAGCTATATCTTCGGCCGCGGCAAGGACCGCTTCCTCGCACTTTGCGCCGAAACCGTTGGTAAGATCGCACTTAATAATCTTCAACACAAACACCTAGTCCTTCCAATACCTCTATCAAACAGGCGTTCCCCCTATCCGAACATATCCCGCCATGGCCCGGATAAAGGCTAATGAAGTCAAACCTCGCCAGAGATCTGAGTGAATCAACGAGTTTGGGCAGCGATCCGCCGACAAAGTC includes:
- a CDS encoding 30S ribosomal protein S11, with the protein product MTAKWGIANIYASYNNVMITLTDITGAETITKATGGMVVKQAKDESSPYAAQKAAEKVAEAAKEKEFVGIHVRVRAPGGNRSASPGPGAQAAIRALTRAGLKIGRIEDVTPIPHDGTKKKGGRRGRRV
- a CDS encoding 30S ribosomal protein S4; this encodes MGDPKFSRKTYDTPSHPWQGERIKAEVEVVRAFGLKNKTEVWKAETVLRNLRKQSRDLQARLRLGDKQAQIEADALLAKCGRLGYLAVGSNLNDILTLKDEDVLSRRLQTIVFEKGFASTIKQARQMITHGHIFMNGHKVTVPGYIVSRYEESTIEYNPASPFTDEMHPMRISSEQAAANAAIKARAEAERAAADAAAARADAAEAGITAEDGEN
- a CDS encoding 30S ribosomal protein S13; this encodes MAKAKKDQKTEDENFNFIVRIVNSDIDGQKRTVIGLQSIKGVGKRVAQIVAKRANVDPAAKIGSLSDEKVKEIEDLVKSYVEYAPNWAINRQMDYESGADMHLFGNDLDIIQKDDINRMKMIRCYRGIRHEGRHKVRGQRTRSNGRHGLTMGVQRKSN
- the map gene encoding type II methionyl aminopeptidase; amino-acid sequence: MLNEDQLAKLRTAGRVAGAARELGLSMVKEGVKLYDVAQEVEGYIREHGCGLAFPCNISINEIAAHYTPSCTDRKVFELGDVVKVDCGAELDGYVGDTAGTVEVGTNAYRDLVEISKTARNTVAEFIGDGIPISEIGRTVERTINSAGYSPIINLCGHQIEPYNLHAGLSVPNCDNGAEERIKAGMVVAIEPFATNGAGEVRNGKPGNIVRIARERKIADPKAAEFFEYVKGEFKTFPFCARSCDFPDAERHVKTLVRHGVLSSYAELIEVKGGIVSQHEYTFYIDGNRGEVTTLP
- a CDS encoding threonylcarbamoyl-AMP synthase, with translation MKIIKCDLTNGFGAKCEEAVLAAAEDIAAGRLIVYPTETVYGIGADIYNESAIKNLYVAKNRPFDMALSVAVSDKAMLERVAVLNENADKLIKAFLPGPLTIIIKKQYDVPDIVTSSSQKVGIRIPDNRFALELIRRTGPIVATSANLHSHPDAIDIDSAVADLGTSIDTYIDAGKCDLGKPSTIVWLEGKEVEIVRQGAIPVNKIMEVLQC